GCCTTGTTTTATTCGTTGCTCCCGACGTTTCATCATAAAATCCATAAGAGCATCTACGTCCCCGAACAGAGCCGAAAGTCGTTCCTTTGCCTGCCGACACTCTTTCAAAATTTCGTCATTCACGAGAGTTCCTCCACTATCATCTCTCGGAGGTTTCATTCCAATGTTCCAGTTTCTTTAACACAAAAGACAAATCATTGATTGTAAAGTCCCGCAACCGACCGTTTCTCAGATCGCTCATTTTAGATCTATGCATCCGCAAAAAATCAGCCGCTGCCTTTTGCGTCATGCCTCGATCAGCGATCAAACGATTAATCTTATATGCCAACTGTGCCTTCTCCAGTCGCTTCTCGGGAGCAGGAAGCTCTAAATCCTTAAAAACGTTCCCTGAACTGGGAGTATAGTCTGCCACGGTTTATCCGCCTTTCGCTAAATCTTGAGCGATTTTCAATCGGCGTTTTATCCGATCGATTTCTCTTTTTGGGGTCCCAATACCTCTTTTAGATTTCTTTTCAAAAGCGTGTAGGACGTAAATTGTATCACCGATTTTGGTAGTGTACACGGCTCGATAGGTATTCCTTGCATAATCGCTGCGAACCTGCATGACCCCCGGAAACCCTTTTAAAGGTTTAGCTTTTGGATGCTTATCCCCAACCTGTGCAACATAAAGAGCATACCCTATTTCATCTTGAACTTCTGGTGGAAATTCTTTCAAATCCTTATGTGATGAACGGATCCAAATTATAGGTTTTAGCTCATGTTCCTGTTTGAGCGCTCTCATACTGGATCCTTTAAAAACTCCTATTCGTTGAGAGACAACCGTAAAAAGTTCTCAAGGTCATGTTTTATATAATAACACGGACTGTCCTGAAAATCAAAATATTGCCAAACTGGAACGGGCTACACGTCTGGTTCATCTCATCTTACTTCCGTATTAACATCTTACGCGTTGCGGTGAAATCACCTGCGGTGAGCGTGTAGAAATAGACACCACTCGCCACAGATTCACCTACATCGTTTCTACCATCCCAATAGGCGGCGCGGCTCTGGCTCTGATAAATCCCAGCAGGTAGGTGTCCCAACACCAACGTCCGAACCAATACTCCATTTACTGAATAGATACGCAAGGTGACCTCCGCAGGCTCCGACAACTGATACGGGATCCACGTCTCCGGGTTGAACGGGTTCGGATAGTTCGCCAGCAGTGCCGTCTCCTCTGGAATCAACAATGCTAAGAGGCGTTGAAGGTTAGCGATACCCTCTCGGAAGGCAGCAGAGCCATCGTTTTCAATCTGTGCTTGTGCTATCCAGGTCTGGACC
This DNA window, taken from Candidatus Poribacteria bacterium, encodes the following:
- a CDS encoding XRE family transcriptional regulator is translated as MADYTPSSGNVFKDLELPAPEKRLEKAQLAYKINRLIADRGMTQKAAADFLRMHRSKMSDLRNGRLRDFTINDLSFVLKKLEHWNETSER
- a CDS encoding addiction module toxin RelE gives rise to the protein MRALKQEHELKPIIWIRSSHKDLKEFPPEVQDEIGYALYVAQVGDKHPKAKPLKGFPGVMQVRSDYARNTYRAVYTTKIGDTIYVLHAFEKKSKRGIGTPKREIDRIKRRLKIAQDLAKGG